The following coding sequences lie in one Candidatus Delongbacteria bacterium genomic window:
- the rpmE gene encoding 50S ribosomal protein L31, whose protein sequence is MPKEKTHPKYEVANVSCACGNTFETRTTQGDMKVELCSVCHPFFTGRQKQIFTTGRVDRFYKKYAKGDK, encoded by the coding sequence ATGCCGAAGGAAAAGACGCATCCGAAATACGAAGTGGCGAATGTCTCCTGTGCCTGTGGGAACACCTTTGAGACCCGCACGACCCAGGGTGACATGAAGGTGGAGCTTTGCTCCGTCTGCCACCCCTTCTTCACGGGCCGGCAGAAGCAGATCTTCACCACCGGCCGCGTGGACCGTTTCTACAAGAAGTACGCCAAGGGCGACAAGTAG
- a CDS encoding MBL fold metallo-hydrolase yields the protein MNQLLSPVGPLQVEALPLGPFETNAWLLSPASGGVVVVDPGMEAGELLERLEERGRPLERILLTHGHLDHAAGCALLVRRYGCPVHAHPADHFLVRSLVDQGAWYGYQLEAVPEPLEPLHDGQRLALGAGELEVLHTPGHSPGGVCFRFLTAEGPRLICGDTLFEGTYGRTDLPGGSLAQLVRSVRERIFPLPDDTLLLPGHGSTSTVAQERRSNPITWCDERDG from the coding sequence GTGAACCAATTGCTCAGCCCGGTGGGACCGCTCCAGGTGGAAGCCCTGCCCCTGGGCCCCTTCGAGACCAATGCCTGGCTCCTGAGCCCCGCCAGCGGCGGGGTCGTGGTGGTGGATCCCGGCATGGAGGCCGGCGAACTGCTGGAGCGGCTGGAGGAGCGGGGGCGCCCACTGGAGCGCATCCTGCTCACCCACGGGCATCTGGATCACGCGGCGGGTTGCGCCCTGCTGGTCCGGCGCTACGGCTGTCCGGTTCACGCGCACCCGGCGGACCACTTCCTGGTGCGCAGCCTGGTGGATCAGGGCGCCTGGTACGGTTACCAGCTGGAGGCCGTGCCCGAGCCGCTGGAACCCCTGCACGACGGCCAGCGCCTGGCCCTGGGCGCGGGCGAACTCGAGGTGCTGCACACGCCGGGCCACAGCCCGGGCGGCGTCTGCTTCCGCTTCCTGACGGCCGAGGGGCCGCGACTGATCTGCGGCGACACCCTGTTCGAAGGGACCTACGGCCGCACGGACCTGCCCGGCGGTTCGCTGGCCCAACTGGTGCGCAGCGTCCGGGAACGGATTTTTCCCCTGCCGGACGACACGCTGTTGCTGCCGGGCCATGGCTCGACCAGCACGGTGGCGCAGGAACGCCGGAGCAACCCCATCACTTGGTGCGACGAGAGGGACGGATGA
- the prfA gene encoding peptide chain release factor 1 translates to MQDRLQRLTARYERLVEDLGRPEVLADQKLWRDLSREQKRLSQILETGKAWQQAVAQASEARELLTGEVDPELRELAEAQLEESRGEAERLEEAFKLLIVPRDPADSRNCIVEVRAGTGGEEAALFAADLFRMYQRLAEQMGWRLELLDASEGGMGGFKEVIFAISGEEAFGRLKYEGGVHRVQRVPATESQGRIHTSAASVAVLPEAEEVDVQIEAKDLRIDVYRSSGPGGQSVNTTDSAVRITHLPTGLVVTCQDEKSQHKNKDKALKVLRSRLYDAKLAEEKAKQDVERRSQVSSGDRSAKIRTYNFPQNRLTDHRINLTLYKLDRVMDGDLAEMLDALRLADLKERLEDLGSEVE, encoded by the coding sequence ATGCAGGATCGACTCCAACGCCTGACGGCGCGCTATGAGCGGCTGGTGGAGGATCTGGGCCGGCCGGAGGTGCTGGCGGACCAGAAGCTCTGGCGCGACCTCTCCCGCGAGCAGAAGCGCCTGAGCCAGATCCTCGAGACCGGCAAGGCCTGGCAGCAGGCCGTGGCCCAGGCCAGCGAGGCCCGCGAGCTGCTGACCGGCGAAGTGGACCCCGAGCTGCGCGAGCTGGCGGAGGCCCAGTTGGAGGAGTCCCGCGGCGAGGCCGAGCGGCTGGAGGAAGCCTTCAAGCTGCTCATCGTGCCGCGGGATCCCGCGGATTCCCGCAACTGCATCGTGGAGGTGCGGGCCGGCACGGGGGGCGAGGAGGCCGCCCTGTTCGCCGCCGACCTGTTCCGCATGTACCAGCGGCTGGCCGAGCAGATGGGCTGGCGCCTGGAGCTGCTGGACGCCAGCGAGGGTGGCATGGGCGGCTTCAAAGAGGTGATCTTCGCCATCTCGGGCGAAGAGGCCTTTGGGCGCTTGAAATACGAGGGCGGCGTGCATCGCGTGCAGCGCGTGCCGGCCACCGAGAGCCAGGGCCGCATCCACACCTCGGCTGCCAGCGTGGCCGTGCTGCCGGAGGCCGAGGAGGTGGACGTGCAGATCGAGGCCAAGGACCTGCGCATCGACGTCTACCGCTCCAGCGGCCCGGGCGGCCAGAGCGTCAACACCACCGACTCCGCCGTGCGCATCACGCACCTGCCCACGGGCCTGGTGGTCACCTGCCAGGACGAGAAGAGCCAGCACAAGAACAAGGACAAGGCGCTCAAGGTGCTGCGCAGCCGGCTCTACGACGCCAAACTGGCCGAGGAGAAGGCCAAGCAGGACGTGGAGCGGCGCAGCCAGGTCTCCAGCGGCGACCGCAGCGCCAAGATCCGCACCTACAACTTTCCCCAGAACCGACTGACCGACCACCGGATCAACCTCACGCTCTACAAGCTGGACCGGGTGATGGACGGCGACCTGGCCGAGATGCTGGACGCCCTGCGGCTGGCGGACTTGAAGGAGCGCCTCGAGGACCTGGGTTCCGAGGTCGAATGA
- a CDS encoding VacB/RNase II family 3'-5' exoribonuclease — MSSRRPPAKPHARESRPAAPHDKAAEARARTRTRILDLMRSQERGFKTRGLYNTLGQPLSYAEFTGLLDEMEQAGELRKGDLRRWLGGGPARTVVGVLLRLPSGHGFLQPDDGSERVFLHRSQLDRYLQEDLVEARLLPAGGRSREGRVLGLLERRLERIVGRAARYGADWILLPESVRFGGLVRFKGRVPDDLRSGEQLRVSVLPDADPASLPGVLWVQVEKRLEGGSGAAWHQERIKAEFNLPAGFSRAQEQEARRFTEEDIQPQPGRLDLRGSCVFTIDPADAKDFDDAVSIEALEDGGWLLGVHIADVSQFVAEDGLLDREALRRGLSIYLPGEVVPMLPHALSSGLCSLQEGRDRYCFSALMTIGPRGAVREVRLTPSLIRSRKRFSYDEVQERLAGLPLEALPARDTLERWPDEIQRSLYHMNRLWRLLKRLRLQKGGLDFALPEPVFTLDAQGTPLAVGRRLSREANFLIEEFMLQANRCVARSLVEARRTCLFRIHAAPEGEKLERFRAVLEHLGLQPVPELGAVRDWQLLMERWADRPEAPFLQQMMLRSMMKALYSPHNVGHFGLGFEQYAHFTSPIRRYPDLVVHRLLKRLLGREADPGTGVLEMVGRRSSQRELLALEAERAAVKLKQILYLQGHLGDEFWGLVRGVERFGVFVELEDSLAEGLIPMAELPEDYWDYREASWELRARRLGRSIRIGDRLLVRVLRSNPETREVDFHLVEFADGPSGRGTEVVAPARAKGRAPARVARKQP, encoded by the coding sequence ATGTCCAGCCGTCGCCCGCCCGCCAAGCCCCACGCCCGGGAATCCCGGCCCGCGGCCCCCCACGACAAGGCCGCCGAGGCTCGGGCCCGCACCCGGACGCGCATCCTCGACTTGATGCGCTCCCAGGAGCGGGGCTTCAAGACCCGCGGCCTCTACAACACGCTGGGCCAGCCCCTCTCCTACGCCGAATTCACGGGCCTGCTGGACGAGATGGAGCAGGCCGGCGAGCTGCGCAAGGGCGATCTGCGGCGCTGGCTGGGCGGCGGACCGGCCCGGACGGTGGTCGGCGTCCTGCTGCGCCTGCCTTCCGGGCACGGCTTCCTGCAGCCCGACGACGGCAGCGAGCGGGTCTTCCTACATCGCTCCCAGCTGGACCGCTACCTGCAGGAGGATCTGGTGGAGGCCCGCCTGCTGCCCGCCGGCGGCCGCTCGCGCGAGGGGCGCGTGCTGGGTCTGCTGGAGCGGCGGCTGGAACGCATCGTCGGGCGGGCGGCCCGCTACGGGGCGGACTGGATCCTGCTGCCGGAGAGCGTGCGTTTCGGCGGCTTGGTGCGCTTCAAGGGCCGGGTGCCGGACGACCTGCGCTCGGGCGAACAACTGCGCGTGAGCGTGCTGCCCGACGCGGATCCGGCCTCATTGCCGGGCGTACTTTGGGTGCAGGTGGAGAAGCGCCTGGAGGGCGGCTCCGGGGCGGCCTGGCACCAGGAGCGAATCAAGGCCGAGTTCAACCTGCCGGCGGGCTTCAGCCGCGCCCAGGAGCAGGAGGCGCGCCGCTTCACCGAGGAGGACATCCAGCCCCAGCCCGGGCGGCTGGATCTGCGTGGGAGCTGCGTCTTCACCATCGACCCCGCCGACGCCAAAGACTTCGACGACGCCGTCTCCATCGAGGCGCTGGAGGACGGCGGCTGGCTGCTGGGCGTGCACATCGCCGACGTGTCGCAGTTCGTGGCCGAGGACGGCCTGCTGGACCGCGAGGCCCTGCGCCGCGGCCTGAGCATCTATCTGCCCGGCGAAGTGGTGCCCATGCTGCCGCACGCGCTCTCCTCGGGGCTGTGCAGCCTGCAGGAGGGGCGAGACCGCTACTGCTTCAGCGCCCTGATGACCATCGGTCCGCGCGGCGCCGTGCGCGAGGTGCGCCTGACCCCCAGCCTGATCCGCTCGCGCAAACGCTTCAGCTACGACGAGGTGCAGGAGCGGCTGGCTGGCCTGCCGCTGGAGGCCCTGCCCGCGCGTGACACACTGGAACGCTGGCCCGACGAGATCCAGCGCTCCTTGTATCACATGAACCGGCTCTGGCGGTTGCTCAAGCGCCTGCGCCTCCAGAAGGGTGGGCTGGACTTCGCCCTGCCGGAACCGGTCTTCACGCTGGACGCCCAGGGCACGCCGTTGGCGGTGGGCCGACGGCTGAGTCGCGAGGCGAATTTCCTGATCGAGGAGTTCATGCTGCAGGCCAACCGCTGCGTGGCCCGCAGCCTGGTGGAGGCGCGGCGCACCTGCCTGTTCCGCATCCACGCCGCGCCGGAGGGCGAGAAACTGGAGCGCTTCCGCGCGGTGCTGGAGCACCTGGGCCTGCAGCCCGTCCCCGAGCTGGGCGCGGTGCGGGACTGGCAGCTGCTGATGGAGCGCTGGGCGGACCGTCCCGAGGCGCCCTTCCTGCAGCAGATGATGCTCCGCAGCATGATGAAGGCCCTGTACTCGCCGCACAACGTGGGTCACTTCGGGCTGGGCTTCGAGCAGTACGCGCACTTCACCTCGCCCATCCGCCGCTACCCGGACCTGGTGGTGCACCGGCTGCTGAAGCGTCTGCTGGGGCGGGAGGCGGACCCCGGCACGGGCGTGCTGGAGATGGTCGGGCGGCGCAGCTCCCAGCGCGAGCTGCTGGCCCTGGAAGCCGAGCGGGCGGCGGTCAAGCTCAAGCAGATCCTCTACCTGCAGGGGCACCTGGGCGACGAGTTCTGGGGCCTGGTGCGCGGCGTGGAGCGCTTCGGCGTCTTTGTGGAGCTGGAGGATTCGCTGGCCGAGGGGCTGATTCCCATGGCCGAACTGCCCGAGGATTACTGGGACTACCGCGAGGCCAGCTGGGAGCTGCGGGCGCGGCGGCTGGGGCGCAGCATCCGGATCGGGGACCGCCTGCTGGTGCGCGTGCTGCGCAGCAATCCCGAGACGCGCGAAGTGGACTTTCACCTGGTGGAGTTCGCCGACGGGCCGTCGGGCCGCGGGACGGAAGTGGTTGCCCCGGCCCGGGCCAAGGGCAGGGCGCCCGCCAGAGTCGCGAGAAAGCAGCCCTGA
- the rho gene encoding transcription termination factor Rho has translation MSEQRNGDRPQGRVRRPGMNTRPGPYAGFQPRNDLDPVLGPQDEEQTPLPELVRPAAPEPAPAGLPVESEGSETIVTTGNGNEGPKLNIAELEKRPIRELFDLAKSFGVDNPGGLSKSDLVYKILEAQAQKDGAIFAQGVLEILPDGYGFLRSGASNYLPGPEDIYVSPSQIKRFSLRKGHVISGQIRPPKDNERFFALLKVEAVNYNDPDECRDKMLFDNLTPLYPERKIKLEREQKEYSMRIMDLFTPVGMGQRGLIVAPPRTGKTILLQKIANSITTNHPEIMLIVLLIDERPEEVTDMQRHIDAEVISSTFDEKPERHIQVSNMVIEKAKRMVEFGLDVVILLDSITRLARAYNAVVPHSGRILSGGVDAVALYEPKKFFGAARNIEGGGSLTIIATALIETGSRMDEVIFEEFKGTGNMELVLDRNLSNARIYPAIDINKSGTRKEELLLDDKTLNKIWILRNLQGEKHPVEVMKFMLEKMRLTRNNLEFFEVMMK, from the coding sequence ATGTCCGAACAACGCAATGGCGATCGCCCGCAGGGACGCGTTCGACGCCCGGGTATGAACACGCGGCCCGGCCCCTACGCCGGCTTCCAGCCCCGCAACGACCTGGATCCCGTGCTGGGGCCGCAGGACGAGGAGCAGACCCCCCTGCCCGAGCTCGTGCGCCCCGCGGCCCCGGAACCGGCGCCGGCGGGCCTGCCGGTGGAGAGCGAGGGCTCGGAGACCATCGTCACCACGGGCAACGGCAACGAGGGTCCCAAGCTGAACATCGCCGAGCTGGAGAAGCGGCCCATCCGCGAGCTCTTCGACCTGGCCAAGTCCTTCGGCGTGGACAATCCGGGCGGCCTCTCCAAGTCGGACCTGGTCTACAAGATCCTCGAGGCCCAGGCCCAGAAGGACGGCGCGATCTTCGCCCAGGGCGTGCTGGAGATCCTGCCCGACGGCTACGGCTTCCTGCGCTCGGGCGCGTCCAACTACCTGCCCGGGCCCGAAGACATCTATGTCTCGCCCTCGCAGATCAAGCGCTTCAGCCTGCGCAAAGGCCACGTGATCTCCGGGCAGATCCGTCCGCCCAAGGACAACGAGCGCTTCTTCGCCCTGCTGAAGGTGGAGGCGGTCAACTACAACGATCCCGACGAGTGCCGGGACAAGATGCTCTTCGACAACCTGACCCCGCTCTACCCGGAGCGGAAGATCAAGCTGGAGCGCGAGCAAAAAGAATATTCCATGCGCATCATGGACTTGTTCACCCCGGTGGGCATGGGGCAGCGTGGCCTGATCGTGGCCCCGCCCCGCACGGGCAAGACCATCCTGCTGCAGAAGATCGCCAACTCCATCACCACGAATCATCCGGAAATCATGTTGATCGTCCTCTTGATCGACGAGCGCCCGGAAGAAGTGACGGACATGCAACGGCACATCGATGCCGAGGTGATCAGCTCCACCTTTGACGAGAAGCCCGAACGGCACATCCAGGTGTCGAACATGGTGATCGAGAAGGCCAAGCGCATGGTGGAGTTCGGCCTGGACGTGGTGATCCTGCTGGATTCCATCACCCGCCTGGCCCGCGCCTACAACGCCGTGGTGCCCCACTCCGGGCGCATCCTCTCGGGCGGTGTGGACGCCGTGGCCCTCTACGAGCCCAAAAAATTCTTCGGCGCGGCCCGCAACATCGAGGGCGGCGGCAGCCTGACGATCATCGCCACGGCCCTGATCGAGACCGGCAGCCGGATGGACGAGGTGATTTTCGAGGAGTTCAAGGGCACGGGCAACATGGAGTTGGTCCTGGACCGCAACCTGTCCAACGCCCGCATCTACCCGGCCATCGATATCAACAAGTCCGGCACGCGCAAGGAAGAATTGCTGCTGGACGACAAGACGCTCAACAAGATCTGGATCCTGCGCAACCTCCAGGGGGAGAAGCATCCCGTCGAGGTGATGAAGTTCATGCTGGAGAAGATGCGCTTGACCCGCAACAACCTGGAGTTCTTTGAGGTCATGATGAAGTAA
- the prmC gene encoding peptide chain release factor N(5)-glutamine methyltransferase, with amino-acid sequence MNPAPPDLAALLRLSRDWLAARGVENAAREADELAARALGCRRLDLYLDHDRVPDEAEKAGLRGLLQRRVAGEPLQYILGDQPFRRAGLRVDSRVLIPRPETEELVDHVLAGERGQGPLSVLDAGTGSGCLAISLAQELPGCRVLAVDTSSGALEVARENARLNGVAERIEFQRLNLLLHWPQEARDLLVSNPPYVALSERAGLQRELSHEPEEALFGGEDGLIFYRRFAGGLEHLLRPGGRLYLEIGAQQAPALLELFAPLCSRLEIRPDLAGRPRFLVGRRSE; translated from the coding sequence ATGAACCCCGCACCCCCCGATCTGGCCGCGCTCCTGCGGCTCTCCCGGGACTGGCTGGCCGCCCGCGGCGTGGAGAATGCCGCGCGCGAGGCCGACGAACTGGCGGCCCGCGCCCTGGGCTGCCGGCGGCTGGATCTCTACCTGGACCACGACCGCGTGCCCGACGAGGCCGAGAAGGCCGGCCTGCGCGGCCTGTTGCAGCGCCGCGTGGCGGGCGAACCCCTGCAGTACATCTTGGGCGACCAGCCCTTCCGCCGGGCCGGGCTGCGGGTGGATTCGCGCGTGCTGATCCCGCGGCCGGAGACCGAGGAGCTGGTGGACCACGTGCTGGCCGGCGAACGCGGCCAGGGTCCCCTCTCCGTGCTGGACGCGGGCACGGGTTCGGGTTGTCTGGCCATCAGCCTGGCCCAGGAACTGCCCGGCTGCCGCGTGCTGGCCGTGGACACCAGCAGCGGGGCGCTGGAAGTGGCCCGGGAGAACGCCCGCCTGAACGGCGTGGCGGAGCGGATCGAGTTCCAGCGCCTCAATCTGCTGCTGCACTGGCCCCAGGAGGCCCGGGACCTGCTGGTCTCCAATCCGCCCTACGTGGCCCTGAGCGAACGCGCCGGCCTGCAGCGCGAGCTCAGCCACGAGCCGGAGGAGGCCCTGTTCGGCGGCGAGGACGGACTGATCTTCTACCGGCGCTTCGCGGGCGGGCTGGAGCACCTGCTGCGGCCCGGCGGCCGGCTCTACCTGGAGATCGGCGCGCAGCAGGCCCCGGCCTTGCTGGAGCTGTTCGCCCCGCTCTGCTCGCGGCTCGAGATCCGCCCCGATCTGGCCGGCCGGCCGCGCTTCCTAGTGGGCCGGCGCTCCGAGTAG
- a CDS encoding DUF1385 domain-containing protein translates to MAPTKDAATPYDPELPVNIGGQAVIDGVMMRAPGRVATAVRLAPDHILVRSEEFHSLSRRWPVLRLPVLRGALSLLESLLIGTRTLNWSAEISQNGAQAETEHTWGQRVMTVVSLLMALGVGLLLFMYLPYLASTLLGQDRNQVYFHLVVGTFRISLLLAYLWGISQWSDVRTLFAYHGAEHKSIYAWEETKRVTVEEAQLHTRFHPRCGTSFLLVVALSTVLVYAVFDTFWIRSFGAFDSVLHRLLVHLPIIPLVAGLSFELLQLSNRVRGHGLARLLIAPGLWFQRLTTQEPDAAQLEVAVVAIRASLNLPMDGLNSRIDFV, encoded by the coding sequence GTGGCCCCGACGAAGGACGCCGCGACCCCCTACGACCCTGAGCTGCCCGTCAACATCGGCGGGCAGGCTGTCATCGATGGGGTCATGATGCGGGCGCCGGGCCGGGTGGCCACGGCGGTCCGCCTCGCGCCCGACCACATCCTGGTCCGGAGCGAAGAATTCCACTCCCTTAGCCGTCGCTGGCCCGTGCTGCGTCTGCCCGTGCTCCGGGGGGCGCTCTCGCTGCTGGAATCCCTGCTCATCGGCACCCGCACGCTCAACTGGTCGGCGGAGATCTCCCAGAACGGGGCCCAGGCCGAGACCGAGCACACCTGGGGCCAGCGGGTGATGACCGTCGTCTCCCTGTTGATGGCCCTGGGCGTGGGCCTGCTGCTGTTCATGTACCTGCCCTACCTGGCCAGCACGCTGCTGGGCCAGGATCGCAACCAGGTCTACTTCCATCTGGTGGTCGGCACCTTCCGCATCAGCCTGCTGCTGGCTTACCTCTGGGGCATTTCCCAGTGGAGCGACGTGCGCACGCTGTTCGCCTACCACGGCGCGGAGCACAAGTCGATCTACGCCTGGGAGGAAACCAAGCGCGTGACCGTGGAGGAGGCCCAGCTGCACACGCGCTTCCACCCCCGCTGCGGCACGAGTTTCCTGCTGGTGGTGGCGCTGTCCACGGTGCTGGTCTACGCGGTCTTCGACACGTTCTGGATCCGCTCCTTCGGCGCCTTCGACAGCGTCCTGCACCGCCTGCTCGTGCACTTGCCGATCATCCCCCTGGTGGCCGGCCTGTCCTTCGAGCTGCTGCAGCTGTCCAACCGGGTGCGCGGCCACGGGCTGGCGCGCCTGCTGATCGCCCCCGGCCTCTGGTTCCAGCGCCTCACCACCCAGGAACCCGACGCCGCCCAGCTGGAAGTGGCGGTGGTGGCCATTCGCGCCTCGCTGAACCTTCCCATGGACGGCCTGAACTCTCGCATCGATTTCGTCTAG
- a CDS encoding VOC family protein — protein MSETTRAPRRGRREVELEGLKQLALVWVWVSDLRAAVAFYRDQVGLKLSYLDEAGGWAFLATGAEGVDFGLQVWPFGGPVPRGGGACPVFEVVSLATACDALKGRGVEFEADVEGGEGARRHATFHDPDGNPVMLTQNW, from the coding sequence ATGAGCGAGACGACACGCGCTCCGCGCCGGGGCCGCCGCGAGGTGGAACTGGAAGGCTTGAAGCAACTGGCGCTGGTCTGGGTCTGGGTTTCCGACCTGCGGGCCGCGGTGGCCTTCTACCGCGACCAGGTGGGGCTCAAGCTCAGCTACCTGGACGAAGCCGGCGGCTGGGCCTTCCTGGCCACGGGGGCGGAAGGCGTGGACTTCGGCCTGCAGGTCTGGCCCTTCGGGGGTCCCGTGCCCCGGGGTGGCGGCGCCTGCCCGGTCTTCGAGGTGGTGAGCCTGGCCACGGCCTGCGACGCGCTCAAGGGCCGGGGCGTGGAATTTGAAGCGGATGTCGAGGGTGGAGAGGGGGCGCGCCGGCACGCCACCTTCCACGACCCCGACGGCAACCCTGTGATGCTGACCCAGAACTGGTAA
- a CDS encoding NADP-dependent malic enzyme: MVTREEALEYHSRDRKGKIETVPCKPCTTARDLSMAYTPGVAEPCREIHKNPMDAYEYTNKGNLVAVLSNGTAVLGLGNLGALAGKPVMEGKGVLFKRFADVDVYDIEVDTLDPEKIIECAQLISPTFGGINLEDIKAPECFEIEERLIEMLDIPVFHDDQHGTAIISAAALVNAVELVGKKMSEIKIVVNGAGASGISCSKLYVRLGAKLENITMCDTNGVIYKGRDKLNKYKEIFAKETSLRTLEEAFVGADVAVGLSAKDAFTQDMIRSMAPDPVVFAMANPDPEIMPAQAKAVRDDIIMATGRSDFPNQVNNVLGFPFIFRGALDVKARRINEEMKVAASKALAELARQDVPESVFRAYGNVPFSFGREYIIPKPFDHRVLLFVAPAVARAAIETGVARIEVGDVDAWIESYRRTLQKRLGRHMAIMGGVQDRARTAPKRIAFPEGENEKILMAAKQLVADGIAHPVLVGRQDIIADWAAHHDLDLGKVSVIHPGRHEKHQELSGALHQLRARRGITLSEADQQLRHDPVVLAAMLVRQGLADGLVSGADMHYPDSLRPVMQLLYGKGEKAPRAAGIYVLFVGNRVLFVADTTVNVNPTAQDLAEYAVGTARLARQFGYEPRVALLSHSNFGSTADGTSRRVRQAVELLHARGVDFQVDGDMQADTALSADLLSGLYSFNSLDDEANVLIFPDMTSANIAYKLLIKAAGAVAVGPILIGNDYPVNILQRGADVAEIVNLTAVTVVDAQERGAK; this comes from the coding sequence ATGGTCACCCGTGAAGAAGCGCTCGAATATCATTCCCGGGATCGCAAGGGCAAGATCGAGACCGTGCCCTGCAAGCCCTGCACCACGGCCCGCGACCTCTCCATGGCCTACACGCCGGGCGTGGCCGAACCCTGCCGCGAGATCCACAAGAATCCCATGGACGCCTACGAGTACACCAACAAGGGCAACCTGGTGGCCGTGCTCTCCAACGGGACGGCCGTGCTGGGTCTGGGCAACCTGGGCGCCCTGGCCGGCAAGCCCGTGATGGAAGGCAAGGGCGTGTTGTTCAAGCGCTTTGCCGATGTGGATGTCTACGACATCGAAGTGGACACCCTGGATCCTGAGAAGATCATCGAGTGCGCCCAGCTGATCTCGCCCACCTTCGGCGGCATCAACCTGGAGGACATCAAGGCCCCCGAGTGCTTCGAGATCGAAGAGCGCCTGATCGAGATGCTGGACATCCCGGTCTTCCACGACGACCAGCACGGCACGGCGATCATCAGCGCCGCGGCCCTGGTGAACGCCGTGGAGCTGGTGGGCAAGAAGATGAGCGAGATCAAGATCGTGGTGAACGGCGCGGGCGCCTCGGGCATCTCGTGCTCCAAGCTCTACGTCCGGCTGGGCGCGAAGCTTGAGAACATCACCATGTGCGACACCAACGGCGTGATCTACAAGGGGCGCGACAAGCTCAACAAGTACAAGGAGATCTTCGCCAAGGAGACCTCCCTGCGCACCCTCGAGGAGGCCTTCGTGGGCGCCGACGTGGCTGTGGGCCTCTCCGCCAAGGACGCCTTCACCCAGGACATGATCCGCTCCATGGCGCCCGATCCCGTGGTGTTCGCCATGGCCAATCCCGATCCCGAGATCATGCCCGCCCAGGCCAAGGCCGTGCGCGACGACATCATCATGGCCACGGGACGCAGCGACTTCCCCAACCAGGTCAACAACGTGCTGGGCTTCCCGTTCATCTTCCGCGGCGCGCTGGACGTCAAGGCCCGGCGAATCAACGAAGAAATGAAGGTGGCGGCCTCCAAGGCGCTGGCCGAGTTGGCCCGCCAGGACGTGCCGGAGAGCGTGTTCCGCGCCTACGGCAACGTGCCCTTCTCCTTCGGCCGCGAGTACATCATCCCCAAGCCCTTCGACCACCGCGTGCTGCTCTTCGTGGCCCCCGCCGTGGCCCGGGCCGCCATCGAGACCGGCGTGGCCCGCATCGAGGTGGGCGACGTGGACGCCTGGATCGAGAGCTACCGGCGCACGCTGCAGAAACGCCTGGGCCGCCACATGGCGATCATGGGCGGCGTGCAGGACCGCGCCCGCACGGCCCCCAAGCGCATCGCCTTCCCCGAGGGCGAGAACGAGAAGATCCTGATGGCCGCCAAGCAATTGGTGGCGGACGGGATCGCCCACCCCGTGCTGGTGGGGCGGCAGGACATCATCGCCGATTGGGCCGCGCACCACGATCTGGACCTGGGCAAGGTCAGCGTGATCCATCCCGGCCGGCACGAGAAGCACCAGGAGCTGAGCGGCGCCCTGCACCAGTTGCGGGCCCGGCGCGGCATCACCCTGAGCGAGGCGGACCAGCAGCTGCGGCACGACCCTGTGGTGCTGGCCGCCATGCTGGTGCGCCAGGGCCTGGCCGACGGCCTGGTCTCCGGCGCGGACATGCACTATCCGGACAGCCTGCGGCCCGTGATGCAGCTGCTCTACGGCAAGGGCGAAAAGGCCCCGCGGGCGGCGGGCATCTACGTGCTCTTCGTGGGCAACCGCGTGCTGTTCGTGGCGGACACCACGGTGAACGTCAACCCCACGGCCCAGGATCTGGCCGAGTACGCCGTGGGCACGGCCCGCTTGGCGCGTCAGTTCGGCTACGAGCCGCGCGTGGCCCTGCTCAGCCACTCCAACTTCGGCAGCACGGCGGACGGGACCTCCCGGCGCGTGCGCCAGGCCGTGGAGCTGCTCCACGCCCGGGGCGTGGACTTCCAGGTGGACGGCGACATGCAGGCCGACACGGCCCTCTCGGCCGACCTGCTCAGCGGGCTCTATTCCTTCAACAGCCTGGACGACGAGGCCAACGTGCTCATCTTCCCGGACATGACCAGCGCCAACATCGCCTACAAGCTGCTGATCAAGGCCGCGGGCGCGGTGGCGGTGGGGCCGATCCTGATCGGCAACGACTACCCGGTGAACATCCTGCAGCGCGGGGCGGACGTGGCGGAAATCGTCAACCTCACCGCCGTGACGGTGGTGGACGCCCAGGAGCGCGGCGCAAAGTAG